A section of the Pochonia chlamydosporia 170 chromosome 2, whole genome shotgun sequence genome encodes:
- a CDS encoding lipase (similar to Trichophyton rubrum CBS 118892 XP_003236999.1) encodes MLNLSIPILLATVARAFANPTDCPPQGRLVDLGYAKHVPTFVNKTVSGHKVTIYKNIRFAKEPTGNLRFRAPDTRLPKVNGVQDGKVPWASTSCVSSAPGYVPFPDINGTTWGREDCLFLDVYVPDGVKPGDDVPVLHNFFGSAYAFGSKDIMFSPMGLFDRMFEDHAGKFIFVTNNYRLGVPGWTYAAGEDMDGNVGMLDCIAAAEWTAKYIGKFGGDGRRITAVGQSAGSGMMYYMMVAYGGRRKLPFQQAYLSSPAGGPKRNVTERQKKLFDLVLKTANCTTLQCLRSVPEKTMIAVNNELINNMPSESGGGQIGALHGFGPAPDGKIVPDLPLVLLKRGQFYKGLKGLILGSMALEGKGTSHDTDLPEYFPILVRQQMPSASNVTVQTLQDEYYDANDLPKMAWDWTTDVVFACNANNLANALPNLAKRYIMSTPPAIHGQDLVYFFNNENITPVNDTDLVNGFQRRLLKFVNGQKLDWPAWGSAKGMYNIKESFEATTLPEKLRHRCDLLNKFILDPVNGA; translated from the exons ATGCTGAACCTCTCAATCCCAATACTTCTTGCCACCGTGGCCAGAGCCTTTGCCAATCCAACCGACTGTCCCCCGCAGGGTCGtcttgttgaccttggctATGCGAAGCATGTCCCCACGTTTGTCAACAAAACCGTCTCTGGACATAAGGTTACAATCTACAAGAATATCCGCTTTGCTAAAGAACCAACCGGAAACCTTCGATTCCGGGCACCGGATACTAGACTCCCCAAAGTCAATGGCGTCCAAGATGGTAAAGTGCCGTGGGCAAGTACAAGTTGCGTCTCCTCTGCGCCAGGATATGTCCCCTTTCCCGACATCAACGGCACTACCTGGGGACGGGAGGACTGTCTGTTCCTTGATGTTTATGTACCAGACGGCGTGAAGCCAGGCGACGATGTTCCCGTGCTACACAACTTCTTTGGCAGTGCGTACGCTTTTGGAAGCAAGGATATTATGTTTTCGCCAATGGGCTTGTTTGATAGAATGTTTGAGGACCATGCTGGCAAATTCATATTTGTGACAAACAATTATAG ACTTGGCGTGCCAGGTTGGACCTATGCCGCAGGCGAAGACATGGACGGCAATGTCGGTATGCTGGACTGCATCGCCGCCGCAGAATGGACAGCCAAGTACAttggcaagtttggcggTGACGGTCGACGTATTACGGCAGTTGGACAAAGTGCGGGATCCGGCATGATGTATTACATGATGGTTGCTTATGGCGGTCGTCGCAAACTCCCATTTCAGCAG GCATATTTGTCGTCGCCTGCTGGTGGCCCGAAGCGAAATGTTACCGagcggcagaagaagctgttTGACCTGGTGCTCAAGACTGCCAATTGTACAACGCTACAATGCCTACGATCCGTCCCTGAGAAGACCATGATAGCGGTTAACAATGAATTGATCAACAACATGCCCTCAGAAAGCGGCGGCGGTCAGATAGGAGCTCTCCATGGGTTTGGTCCTGCTCCAGATGGGAAAATCGTACCCGACCTGCCACTGGTCCTGCTGAAAAGGGGACAATTTTACAAAGGGCTCAAAGGTTTGATTTTAGGCAGTATGGCCCTTGAAGGTAAGGGAACATCGCACGACACCGACCTACCAGAGTATTTCCCTATCTTGGTACGACAGCAAATGCCCTCAGCAAGCAACGTCACCGTTCAGACGTTGCAAGATGAATACTATGACGCCAACGATCTCCCCAAAATGGCCTGGGATTGGACAACagatgttgtgtttgcgTGCAATGCAAACAATCTCGCCAATGCATTGCCGAATCTAGCGAAGAGATATATTATGTCGACGCCGCCGGCGATTCATGGACAAGATCTAGTGT ATTTCTTCAACAACGAGAATATCACCCCTGTCAATGACACTGACCTGGTGAATGGCTTTCAAAGACGACTCCTCAAGTTTGTCAATGGCCAGAAGTTGGATTGGCCGGCTTGGGGTTCCGCAAAGGGCATGTACAACATCAAAGAGAGTTTCGAGGCGACGACATTGCCGGAGAAGCTGAGGCATCGATGCGATTTGTTGAACAAGTTCATCCTCGATCCAGTGAACGGCGCGTAA